From Aegilops tauschii subsp. strangulata cultivar AL8/78 chromosome 5, Aet v6.0, whole genome shotgun sequence:
AGGCCGGAAATCCGTTATCTTTACTGGATTATCCACCTTTGGAATCATGACAATAATAGTATCATTAACATTAGGAGGCATGACTCCTGTGAGAACAAAGTTCTTTACTGGAGAAATAATACCTTCCTTCATAGTTTCCCAATTCCTTTGAAAAAAACGGGCAGGGAATCCGTCCTCTCCTGGTGCCTTCAAAGGGCCAATTTGGAATAGGGCATCCATGATCTCCTTATCTGAAAATTCTGCACATAGGGCCTCATTTGTTTCCTGAGTAACCACTGGTTCAAATAAATCAACTATGGACGAAGGATCAAGCATGGGGTTGGCCATGAACAGATTCTCAAAATATTCTGTGGCCACACCCCCCATCTCCTTGCTTCCTGTATGAACATTACCATGTGTATCCTCAAGTTTTTTTATTCAGTTTTTACGTGCTCTCCAAACGAACTTGGCATGATTTTTTTTGTGTTGCGATCACCTTCCTTAAGCCAATCCACACGAGAGTGTTGCATCCACATCATCTCCTCCCTATAAAGTAACTCATTCATCTTGTCTGTAACTCTTTGAATCTCACAACGATCAGcattcatcaacatcaactcttCTAGTTGTGTTCTAGACTTCTCAATTTCTCTAGTAACATTACCAAAGTGATCTTTACTCCAGGTGGCCAGCATAGACATTGTCGAGCAAAGTGTTGCATGCACATCACCCAGACAATCTTTTTGCCCAGCTTTCGCCCATGGTTTTGCTATAATGTCCTGCAGAGCCGGCTCTCTTTCCCACATTACCTTGTATTGCTGATTTTTTTTGCTTACATGCACATCATCCATAACTTTCATACTTACATGAAATGCCACATGGTCCAAAATAGGGGAGACCAAGTGGTGCACTGTCGGTTGCTCAAATAAATTTCGCCATGATGGATTAGCTACAACTCTGTCCAAGCGAACTTTAACATTTGCTCCTCCACTCCTCTTGTTGTCATATGTGTGTGGCACCCCGGAGAAGCCTAAATTTGTTAATCCACACACTTCTAATGCATCCCTAAATTCTTGCATTTGACCCAACGGCCTAGGCGTCAACGAGAAGTGCTCGATGTTGCACATACACTCATTAAAATCCCCCCCCCACACAAGCCAAGGAAGGCCAGATTGGGTACTGAGGTTATTTAGCATAGACCACATTTTATGCCTATCTTCCGCTCTGGATTCCCCATACACACATGTTAACCTCCATTGTGCCTCCTCTGGTCCCAGCTTAACATGAGCATCAATGCATCTCTCATTTGAGAAAATCACATCTACTGTAATCCCCTCATGCCAATATAGAGCTAATCCTCCATTGTTACCATTACTATCAGTACCATCAAAACCCTTCAGACCAAATTTAGCGCGGTGTCTTTTCATATTTTCTTTTGATTGTCTTGTTTCACACAACAAGACCAAACCGGGAGAATGCGACTGAATAAACGGCGCTACTTCACAAACTGTCCGGGAGTTCCCCGCCCCCCGGCAGTTCCAACTGAGCATATTCATTGCTCGCGTTTTTGCAATTGCCACTCCATCACTGCCCTTGAGTTTCTTATTATTTGCATTTTTAGGTGTGCTAGATGATGTACTCGCAGGTAAATCATCACCATCAAACTTCTCAATAATAGTAGTGTTCCCCACCAACACAATAGCTCATGTGTTTACATCTTGGTCTGCAGGAACCACCCCAGTAGCAGGTTCAGTATGTTCAGCTGTATCATTTACAGATCTTTTGCCCAGTATATTCGCGTCCCCCATATGGATGTCTTGAGTACCCACGACCACTGTACCAATAGTGCTCTCTTTTGTCGGATGATCAATACGTTCAGACTCTGTGTTTATTGCATTGAAATGCCAACTAATGTTTGGGTCCAGATTTGCAAGTTCTGTGCCCAACCCAACGTTACCATCATGATGTTCAGGCCCCCTATACTATTTCCGCGGCCACGAGCGGCAAATCCACATCGTCCTCTGCTATTTCTTGAGTTTGTGttgttttttcccttgaagaggaaaggtgatgcaacaaagtagagataagtatttcccttagttagagaaccaaggtatcaatccagtaggaggtataagcaagtccccaatctatgcacctgcacaaacaatcaaacacttgcacccaatgagggagtcctagactaaggggtcctcgggcgtccggcctgatatccatgggccggactgatgggccatgaagacaTAAAGACATAAAGACCGAAGACTATGTCCGTGTCCGGACTGGACTCTACttgacgtggaaggcaagctaggcgacctattacgaagatttcctcctattaaccgacctcatgtaaccctagatctctccggtgtctatataaaccggagagcatagtctggataggacagattcatgaccatatactcataggctagacttctagggtttagccattacgatctcgtggtagatcaactcttgtaacactcatattcaccaagatcaatcaagcaggaagtagggtattacctccatagagagggcccgaacctgggcaaacattgtgtcccctgtctcctgttaccatcgatcctcaCTACAAGAGATCGGGCCTACTATGACGAGCTAAAAAATGTCATCGAATAGCTAATAACGTCACAAATTACCCCTCGGTGACATTTTATGGGCGTCACAAGCATCGTCACGGATTCCCCGTCACAGATTACTCCTAGTGACGGCGCACGCGCAAAAACGTCATCGAAATTGGGACCTTCGGTGACGTTGTATAGACTGACACTCGACTTGCTATTTCCATGACGGTCAATTAATGTCACATGTTAGGAGAAAATATGCCATACTGTACCATATTCGGTGATGAGGCAACGTCACTAACTTTATGCCACATTAACACCCGAGCGGCTATCCCACTACTAGTGCCACTAATTTTATTATGGATGAAGATGACGTCATCAAAATATATGTACTTTCTTTTGAATCTAAATTACGATGAAAATAAGTATTTAATTCACATCACATCACATCAGATTATATATAAAATTTAAAGAGAAAAAACACATCTTAAATTAATATGAAAGTCAAATCATATTATATATGAAATTGTCTCAGCCAAATCATTCTGTAAACAAAAATGACAGTAAAAAATTGACTCAAGTTTGACACAGACAGTAGACAAGATGAAAACTAATATTAACTAAAGACCACATATGTTCTCCCGATGATTCCAATGTAAGGATGGCATTCATGAACCATCTGGTTTGGACTGGGACTGCTGAGTTGCTTGAGCCCTCAAGAGAAAATCAAGCAGATTATCTGTCTCCTTTTGCTTCTTTGCCCAGGCTTCATTCTTCTCTTCCTGGCTCTTCTTTAGAGCTTCCAATTCATCTTGCTGCTTCTTTTGTATCTCTTCAAATGCTCTCTCTTGTGCTTCAAGTCTTGCGGCTAACTCCTCCCGATGCCTATAAATGACAAAACACAACAACATTGCATCCTAATGAAATTAAAACAGACAAGATAACAAGGTACAAGGGTACCAATTTGAAATAGAGAAGTACATTATTAAATGTCAAGGCAAGCATGCCCATGGGCCAATGAAACAGTAAACCCAAGAATAACTTATGATGTTTTAAAATATGCAAAACCAATAACTTGATTACAGGAAGCATCACCAAAAGGATATCAAGTCAACAGGTGAAAAGAAGCACTCCTTAGTTGAACTTTCGTTCACTGCAATGAGTGCAATGTGCACATAGAAGCAGGCAAAAAGAAACAACAAGAACAGAAAGGGAAATAAGATAATCACCTGTCATTTGCATCTCTTGCCTCTCTATCCTTCTGTTCAATTCTTTCTTCTAAAATTCGGATCTGGGCTGATGAAGTAGAGCTCCCAGACCTCCCAGATCTTGATGCATACCCCATGCTGGAAAAGAAGGTGCTATGGGCGCTTTCGTCCTTTAGAACTTCAGCCACAATCGCTGTATCAGATACTGGCTGCTCACCTTctgattgtgttttccttttcttttccatCGCATTCTATAGTATAAAGAAAAACATTGATGCTAAGGCAAAGTTCATATGGTAGATTACACTTGATCAATATGAGAATCTATTTCAAGTCAGAAACAATAGAGGAAGTAATCTTACATGAGCTAGAAGTGTCGGCTCGCTCATGCTACCAGTCTTGCTGTTTGTATGGGTGTCTTTGAAAAACTCAATGGGACTTGGTTCCTGATTATTGTACTTGTCTTTTTTCTACAAGATATATGAAATTGTAACATTACTACTACATATATATTGGCCAGATGCAATAGACATAGGACTACACGTAAGATATTTGGAATTCTTACAAGTTTGCTGAAATAGGCAACATAAGACATAGATCCAGTCTTTTGGTGATGCTTGACAGCTTCTCGGTTTTCCTTATTCATTTGACATAATTGCTACATAAAGAAAATTAATATAAGTATTTACATATGGTACAGTAGATGTGAGTGCAAAAACTATTGTTGGTCGCATATCTTGTTACAAACCTTGTTTCTTTCATCGGACCATTTATTGACAAGGCTGGTCCAATTCTCGTGAGTAATGTTTGTTGGCTTATTTGATAATGCTTCCTGAGCAGTATAACCATTGAAGTATTTCTTCTTTAGCCTGTAGCGTTGTTGTTGAACACCCTTCTGGATTACTTTTGTGCATACATCATTCCCAACCTTGTCATCCTTTTCCATCTCAAAGTTAAGCTGAAATAACAATCATATATACGATATATCACTAAATTGACTATGCAACATGTGAACACGTGTATGAAAATTGAAGGAAACTATCCCACCGCGATATCTTTAATAGCATGGGGAATAACATGTTTGAGTGGGCTTTTGGCATAGTCCTTCCAGTGCGTAGCAACATGCATTCTGCTCCTGATGTGGATACCACACTCAGAAGAAAGCTTTGCTGCTTGGACTGGGTCTGTAGGTCTCACTTTCTCTGCTGTAAAATCAATACGCATTTTCCTCCCTCCATTTCTGCTTGCATACTCCTGAAGCCCATGCCCCATGGTTGGTCTACGTCCACGACCTCTCCTTGACAGTCGTTGATCAGTTGGACCAGTGGAGCATGCTAATGCATCTACATTACAAACTGGCAGATAAATTAGAAGGTTACAATTTCAAGTGGAAAATAGAAGGGGGTGAAGCGATGATGTCGCATATACCTTGGCCTTGTAATGTTATCATGTTATCTGATTGTTCAGATGTGCCTATCATGTCTTGAGAACCTTTTACCCCTGAATCAGCGTCAAACGAGTTGCTATCCTTAGAAGTTAGGTGAGGTGATGTGTTTGTTGGATTTGGTGCAGACTGTTCTTGATGGTTTGTAGCTTCAACTGACTCAGTTGTTGTGGTAGCTCTAGATCTTGTTATTTTTGAGGTAGCAGCTGCACTATTTTTGGATCTTCCATGCTTTTTCGTTTTTGGCATGGTAGAACCTTCAGGTGCCTGGGTCAAACAAGTGAGTCAAACAAGGCAGGTAATCAACAGTAACTTGTGCAATGTCAGCATAGTTTCAAATAGGAATGCAGTGAACAAACATATCATCATCTATATTGACAGAAAATGTGAATACATATTTTGAGTCAACTATTTGTGATACTTATAGTGCACAGCGACATACACATGATACAACCAAGGCGAAATTAAAGCCAGTGAATCCACATTGTACATATTATTTAAGATGTAAGTCTGCATGATATATTACCATTGCTTTGGACTTAGCAACATCGACCTCCTCTTCATCTATCAAATCCTCTTCCTCTCCATGGGCCTCCTCTTCAGCATCTGGTTCATACTCCGAGTCGCTG
This genomic window contains:
- the LOC120963982 gene encoding uncharacterized protein; its protein translation is MNKENREAVKHHQKTGSMSYVAYFSKLKKDKYNNQEPSPIEFFKDTHTNSKTGSMSEPTLLAHNAMEKKRKTQSEGEQPVSDTAIVAEVLKDESAHSTFFSSMGYASRSGRSGSSTSSAQIRILEERIEQKDREARDANDRHREELAARLEAQERAFEEIQKKQQDELEALKKSQEEKNEAWAKKQKETDNLLDFLLRAQATQQSQSKPDGS